Proteins from a genomic interval of Enterococcus faecium:
- a CDS encoding ABC transporter ATP-binding protein: protein MNDVLTLENLHHTFEKGTINENHVLKGINLSLDPGDFVTIIGGNGAGKSTLLNSIAGTFSVDQGQILLNGKNITKKSVVERSKSISRVFQDPKLGTAVRLTVEENLALAMKRGKKRGFFRGVKPQDRTFFKDQLVRLNLGLENRLSSEIGLLSGGQRQAITLLMATLQRPELILLDEHTAALDPATSKTVMELTEKLITEQNLTAFMVTHDMEDAIRYGSRLIMLHQGRIVVDIQQEEKQQLTVPQLLALFKQNSGTALKDDQVLLSS from the coding sequence ATGAATGACGTCTTAACATTGGAAAATCTCCATCATACCTTTGAAAAAGGAACGATCAACGAAAATCATGTCCTGAAAGGCATTAATCTTTCCTTAGATCCCGGCGACTTCGTGACGATCATCGGTGGAAATGGGGCTGGTAAATCTACTTTGCTGAACAGCATCGCCGGTACATTTTCTGTCGATCAGGGTCAAATTTTATTGAATGGAAAAAATATCACGAAAAAATCTGTTGTCGAACGTTCGAAATCCATCAGTCGCGTATTCCAAGATCCTAAACTAGGGACAGCCGTTCGTTTAACGGTAGAAGAAAATCTTGCTCTTGCTATGAAACGAGGAAAAAAACGCGGCTTCTTCCGTGGTGTCAAACCACAAGACCGAACATTTTTCAAAGACCAGCTGGTTCGGCTAAATTTGGGGTTGGAAAATCGTTTATCCTCAGAAATCGGTTTGCTGTCTGGAGGACAACGTCAAGCTATTACGTTATTGATGGCCACATTACAGCGTCCAGAACTGATCTTATTAGATGAACACACTGCAGCGCTTGACCCTGCTACTTCCAAAACGGTGATGGAATTGACAGAAAAGCTGATCACTGAGCAGAATCTCACTGCTTTTATGGTCACTCATGACATGGAAGACGCGATCCGCTATGGGAGTCGACTGATCATGCTGCATCAAGGAAGGATCGTCGTAGATATCCAGCAAGAGGAAAAACAGCAGCTCACAGTGCCCCAATTATTAGCGTTGTTCAAACAAAACAGCGGCACGGCATTAAAAGACGATCAAGTACTTTTATCTTCATAA
- a CDS encoding biotin--[acetyl-CoA-carboxylase] ligase, whose product MTTKDKVLQLLKKTPDFLSGEKLAQQLEVSRTSIWKAIKELEKAGYRFEHGPTGYRYLPSDVLDAKEIQQELRSFIPDLKVQTMLTSESTMKDAKLAAAQGDSVSKLFVADTQEQARGRFGRPFFAEPGRGIYMSLLLHPDKRFDELPQYTIIAASACVKAIESVTGRSASIKWVNDIYMDGKKVCGILSEAVSDMESGRISHIIIGIGLNFSVPQNHFPADLQEKAISVFPDGQASVTRNQLISKIWQELFTYLSHPEKALDFYKEKSFVLGKTVSFNQKGTTYVGLAKEIGDHGELIVQTNEQKMSLSSGEISLTSIRTQ is encoded by the coding sequence ATGACAACGAAAGACAAGGTACTTCAATTATTGAAAAAGACACCAGATTTTCTTTCCGGAGAAAAGTTGGCACAGCAACTGGAAGTTTCCCGGACAAGTATTTGGAAAGCCATCAAAGAATTGGAAAAGGCAGGCTATCGTTTTGAGCACGGGCCTACAGGGTATCGTTACCTGCCCTCTGACGTACTAGATGCAAAAGAAATCCAGCAAGAGCTACGGTCGTTTATTCCTGATTTGAAAGTACAAACGATGTTGACTTCTGAATCTACGATGAAAGATGCCAAACTGGCAGCAGCTCAAGGAGATTCTGTTTCGAAGTTATTTGTTGCTGATACACAAGAACAAGCTCGTGGACGTTTTGGACGGCCTTTTTTCGCTGAACCTGGACGAGGAATCTACATGAGTCTCTTGCTCCATCCAGACAAACGGTTTGATGAATTGCCTCAATATACGATCATCGCAGCCAGTGCCTGTGTGAAAGCCATTGAATCTGTAACCGGTCGTTCTGCTTCGATCAAATGGGTCAATGATATCTACATGGATGGAAAAAAAGTCTGTGGGATTTTATCTGAAGCAGTCAGTGATATGGAAAGCGGCAGGATCAGTCATATCATCATTGGGATCGGGCTTAATTTTTCTGTTCCTCAAAATCATTTTCCAGCTGATCTCCAAGAAAAAGCCATCTCTGTCTTTCCCGACGGACAAGCTAGTGTCACAAGGAATCAGCTAATCAGCAAAATCTGGCAAGAATTGTTCACTTATCTTTCTCACCCAGAAAAAGCGTTGGACTTCTATAAAGAAAAATCATTCGTATTGGGAAAAACCGTGTCGTTCAATCAAAAAGGAACGACTTATGTCGGTCTTGCAAAAGAAATCGGTGATCATGGCGAACTGATCGTCCAAACAAATGAACAGAAGATGAGTTTGTCTTCTGGCGAAATCAGTCTCACATCTATCCGTACGCAATAA
- a CDS encoding ABC transporter permease, producing the protein MTHLLSLFLSSASQGVLWALLAIGVYVTFRILDIADLTAEGSFPLGAGIAAVSITNGYHPLTACLLGFLGGAAAGLVSGLLHTKLKIPALLAGIITMTGLYSVTSRVMGAPNISLLGQPTIFHWVESFGITKDNAVLIVGLLFALIVVCLLVLFLRTETGLAIRATGDNLAMSEANGINTDNMKIIGYMISNGCIALSGSLLAQNNGFADLNSGIGTIVIGLASIIIAEVLLRNQPLFLRLLTVVLGAVIYRFILALVFELNVEPSDSKLASAFVLVICLSFPQIQQKFHLPQKKKGGSVK; encoded by the coding sequence ATGACACATTTGCTCTCTCTTTTCTTATCATCTGCATCGCAAGGGGTCTTATGGGCCCTACTTGCGATTGGTGTATACGTCACTTTCCGTATCTTGGACATTGCCGACTTGACTGCTGAAGGAAGCTTTCCTTTAGGTGCAGGGATCGCGGCAGTAAGTATTACAAATGGCTATCATCCATTGACAGCTTGTCTTCTAGGCTTTTTAGGGGGTGCGGCAGCAGGGCTTGTTTCCGGACTGCTTCACACAAAATTGAAAATTCCCGCCCTTCTTGCAGGGATCATCACCATGACTGGTTTATATTCTGTCACATCCCGTGTGATGGGTGCGCCGAACATCTCTTTATTGGGTCAGCCAACGATCTTTCATTGGGTCGAGTCATTCGGCATAACAAAAGACAACGCTGTACTGATCGTCGGTCTGCTTTTTGCTTTGATCGTTGTATGTTTACTTGTTTTGTTCTTACGTACAGAAACAGGACTTGCTATTCGTGCAACTGGCGATAATCTGGCAATGAGCGAAGCAAACGGGATCAACACAGATAATATGAAGATCATCGGTTATATGATTTCTAATGGATGCATTGCTCTTTCTGGCTCCTTGCTTGCGCAAAACAACGGCTTTGCTGATTTAAATTCTGGTATTGGAACGATCGTAATTGGACTTGCTTCTATTATCATCGCAGAAGTTTTGTTACGTAACCAGCCACTATTTCTCCGTCTCTTGACTGTCGTTTTAGGTGCGGTCATTTATCGTTTTATTTTAGCGTTAGTCTTCGAACTGAATGTTGAACCAAGTGATTCGAAACTTGCTTCTGCTTTCGTGCTAGTGATCTGTCTTTCTTTCCCGCAGATCCAGCAAAAATTCCATTTACCTCAAAAAAAGAAAGGCGGTAGTGTCAAATGA
- a CDS encoding ABC transporter substrate-binding protein, which translates to MKKNIIIGLGAALLLALGGCAQKDNSAEASDGQKTIGVLQLVQHNSLDAAYKGFKEGLAEEGYKEGDNLTIDYQNAQNNQDNLKSMSEKLVKEDPDLLLGIATPAAQSLLNETTTIPMTVTAVTDLEQAHLVTSNEKPGGNVTGTTDMVPIEKQIGLLLNIVPDAKTIGIMYNNGEANSKIQADLAEKELKKAGVKVKVLTANSTNDVQQVTKSLAKDVDGIYIPTDNTFASAASVVGEVAKETKTPVVAGAVDQVKDGGLATVGIDYESLGKQTGIMAAKILDGKNPSELPVETANDLELYVNKDMAKALGINPDSIKEAE; encoded by the coding sequence ATGAAAAAAAATATAATCATCGGATTAGGCGCTGCCCTGCTACTAGCTTTAGGAGGTTGCGCACAAAAAGACAATTCCGCAGAGGCATCAGATGGACAAAAAACAATTGGCGTATTGCAACTTGTACAACATAACTCGTTAGATGCTGCCTATAAAGGATTCAAAGAAGGATTAGCAGAAGAAGGGTATAAAGAAGGCGATAATCTAACAATCGATTATCAAAATGCCCAAAACAATCAAGACAACCTGAAAAGTATGAGTGAGAAACTCGTCAAAGAAGATCCTGATTTGCTACTTGGAATCGCCACTCCAGCAGCACAATCTTTATTAAATGAAACAACCACTATCCCGATGACTGTCACAGCGGTCACAGACTTGGAACAAGCCCATTTAGTCACATCCAATGAAAAACCTGGCGGCAATGTGACTGGCACGACAGATATGGTGCCAATCGAAAAACAAATCGGCTTACTGTTAAATATCGTGCCAGACGCCAAAACAATCGGCATCATGTATAACAACGGTGAAGCAAACTCTAAGATCCAAGCTGATTTGGCAGAAAAAGAATTGAAAAAAGCGGGCGTCAAAGTCAAAGTACTGACAGCAAATTCCACAAATGATGTCCAACAAGTGACGAAAAGTCTAGCTAAAGATGTAGATGGAATCTATATTCCTACTGATAACACGTTCGCAAGTGCGGCAAGTGTTGTCGGTGAAGTCGCAAAAGAAACAAAAACACCTGTCGTTGCTGGCGCAGTTGATCAAGTCAAAGACGGCGGTCTAGCAACAGTAGGAATCGACTACGAAAGCTTGGGCAAACAAACAGGGATCATGGCAGCAAAAATCTTAGACGGCAAGAATCCAAGTGAACTTCCTGTCGAAACAGCGAATGATTTGGAACTGTATGTCAATAAAGACATGGCCAAAGCATTAGGCATCAATCCAGACAGCATCAAAGAAGCTGAATAA
- the rpoB gene encoding DNA-directed RNA polymerase subunit beta — protein sequence MAGHVVKYGKHRERRSFARISEVLELPNLIEIQTDSYQWFLDEGLREMFEDILPIDDFNGNLSLEFVDYELKEPKYTVAEARAHDANYSAPLHVTLRLTNRETGEIKAQEVFFGDFPLMTEQGTFIINGAERVIVSQLVRSPGVYFHGKVDKNGKEGFGSTVIPNRGAWLEMETDAKDISYVRIDRTRKIPLTVLVRALGFGSDDTIFEIFGDSETLRNTVEKDLHKNASDSRTEEGLKDVYERLRPGEPKTADSSRNLLNARFFDPKRYDLANVGRYKVNKKLDLKTRLLNLTLAETLVDPETGEIIVEKGTVLTHQVMETLAPFIDNGLNSVTYYPSEDGVVTDPMTVQVIKVFSPRDPEREVNVIGNGYPEAAVKTVRPADIIASMSYFLNLMEGIGNVDDIDHLGNRRIRSVGELLQNQFRIGLARMERVVRERMSIQDTETLTPQQLINIRPVVASIKEFFGSSQLSQFMDQTNPLGELTHKRRLSALGPGGLTRDRAGYEVRDVHYSHYGRMCPIETPEGPNIGLINSLSSYAKVNKFGFIETPYRRVDRETGRVTDQIDYLTADIEDHYIVAQANSPLNEDGTFAQDVVMARAQSENLEVSIDKVDYMDVSPKQVVAVATACIPFLENDDSNRALMGANMQRQAVPLINPQAPWVGTGMEYKSAHDSGAALLCKHDGVVEYVDASEIRVRRDNGALDKYDVTKFRRSNSGTSYNQRPIVHLGEKVEKGDTLADGPSMEQGEMALGQNVLVGFMTWEGYNYEDAIIMSRRLVKDDVYTSIHIEEYESEARDTKLGPEEITREIPNVGEDALKDLDEMGIIRIGAEVQDGDLLVGKVTPKGVTELSAEERLLHAIFGEKAREVRDTSLRVPHGGGGIVHDVKIFTREAGDELSPGVNMLVRVYIVQKRKIHEGDKMAGRHGNKGVVSRIMPEEDMPFLPDGTPIDIMLNPLGVPSRMNIGQVLELHLGMAARQLGIHVATPVFDGASDEDVWETVREAGMASDAKTVLYDGRTGEPFDGRVSVGVMYMIKLAHMVDDKLHARSIGPYSLVTQQPLGGKAQFGGQRFGEMEVWALEAYGAAYTLQEILTYKSDDVVGRVKTYEAIVKGEPIPKPGVPESFRVLVKELQSLGLDMRVLDIEETEIELRDMDDEDDDLITVDALTKFAEQQTAKELEKKAAEQVEDEKDDVIQNFETAEDNLD from the coding sequence TTGGCTGGACACGTAGTAAAATACGGAAAACATCGCGAACGTAGAAGTTTCGCAAGAATCAGTGAAGTGTTGGAATTACCAAATTTGATCGAAATTCAAACAGACTCTTACCAATGGTTCTTAGATGAGGGACTTAGAGAAATGTTTGAAGACATTTTGCCAATCGATGACTTCAATGGCAATCTATCTTTGGAATTTGTAGATTATGAATTGAAAGAACCAAAGTATACAGTAGCAGAAGCTCGTGCGCATGATGCAAACTACTCTGCACCATTACATGTAACATTGCGTTTGACAAACCGCGAGACTGGCGAAATCAAAGCACAAGAAGTATTCTTCGGTGATTTCCCATTAATGACAGAACAAGGAACATTCATCATCAACGGGGCAGAGCGAGTAATCGTTTCTCAGTTAGTCCGTTCACCAGGTGTCTATTTCCATGGAAAAGTCGACAAAAACGGAAAAGAAGGATTCGGTTCTACTGTTATCCCTAACCGTGGAGCTTGGCTAGAAATGGAAACTGATGCAAAAGACATCTCTTATGTACGTATCGACCGTACACGTAAGATTCCTTTAACCGTATTAGTTCGTGCGTTAGGATTTGGTTCCGATGATACGATCTTTGAAATCTTCGGCGACAGCGAAACATTACGCAATACAGTCGAAAAAGACTTGCATAAAAACGCAAGCGACTCAAGAACAGAAGAAGGTTTGAAAGACGTTTACGAACGTTTGCGTCCAGGCGAACCAAAAACAGCAGACAGCTCACGTAACTTGCTGAATGCTCGTTTCTTCGATCCAAAACGTTACGACTTAGCAAACGTTGGTCGTTACAAAGTAAACAAAAAATTAGATTTGAAAACACGTCTATTGAATCTGACATTAGCTGAAACATTAGTTGATCCAGAAACAGGCGAGATCATCGTTGAAAAAGGAACAGTTCTGACTCACCAAGTCATGGAAACACTAGCTCCTTTCATTGATAATGGCCTAAATTCAGTGACTTACTATCCATCAGAAGACGGTGTGGTCACAGATCCAATGACTGTCCAAGTCATCAAAGTATTTTCACCAAGAGACCCTGAACGTGAAGTAAACGTGATCGGAAACGGCTATCCAGAAGCAGCTGTAAAAACGGTTCGTCCAGCCGACATCATTGCTTCAATGAGCTATTTCTTGAACTTGATGGAAGGTATCGGCAATGTCGATGATATCGACCACTTAGGAAATCGTCGTATCCGTTCAGTCGGTGAACTTTTACAAAACCAATTCCGTATCGGGCTAGCACGTATGGAACGTGTGGTTCGTGAAAGAATGTCGATCCAAGATACTGAAACATTGACACCTCAACAATTGATCAATATCCGTCCAGTTGTGGCAAGTATCAAAGAATTCTTTGGTTCTTCTCAGTTGTCACAGTTCATGGATCAAACAAACCCTCTTGGCGAATTGACACACAAACGTCGTCTTTCAGCCTTAGGACCTGGCGGATTGACTCGTGACCGCGCCGGTTATGAAGTTCGTGACGTTCACTACTCCCACTATGGCCGTATGTGTCCGATCGAAACTCCTGAAGGCCCAAACATCGGGTTGATCAATAGTTTGTCCAGTTATGCGAAAGTAAATAAATTCGGATTTATCGAAACACCTTATCGTCGTGTAGACCGTGAAACAGGTCGTGTTACTGACCAAATCGACTACTTGACAGCTGATATCGAAGACCATTACATCGTAGCCCAAGCAAACAGCCCATTGAATGAAGATGGAACATTTGCTCAAGACGTTGTTATGGCTCGTGCTCAAAGTGAAAACTTAGAAGTATCTATTGATAAAGTAGACTACATGGACGTATCACCTAAACAAGTAGTTGCCGTTGCGACAGCATGTATTCCTTTCTTGGAAAACGATGACTCCAACCGTGCCTTGATGGGTGCCAACATGCAGCGTCAAGCAGTGCCGTTGATCAATCCTCAAGCACCATGGGTTGGTACTGGTATGGAATACAAATCAGCGCATGACTCAGGAGCTGCTTTGTTATGTAAACATGACGGTGTCGTTGAATACGTTGATGCTTCTGAAATCCGCGTACGCCGCGACAACGGTGCATTAGATAAATACGATGTAACAAAATTCCGTCGTTCAAACTCCGGAACAAGCTACAACCAACGTCCAATCGTTCATTTGGGTGAGAAAGTCGAAAAAGGGGATACTCTGGCAGACGGACCATCTATGGAACAAGGCGAAATGGCTCTAGGCCAAAACGTTTTAGTTGGTTTCATGACTTGGGAAGGGTACAACTATGAAGATGCGATCATCATGAGCCGTCGTTTGGTAAAAGATGACGTATACACTTCTATCCATATTGAAGAATATGAATCAGAAGCCCGCGATACAAAATTAGGACCTGAAGAAATCACACGCGAAATCCCTAATGTCGGGGAAGACGCATTAAAAGATTTAGACGAAATGGGTATCATCCGTATTGGTGCAGAAGTCCAAGATGGCGATTTGCTTGTAGGGAAAGTCACGCCAAAAGGGGTAACAGAATTATCTGCAGAAGAACGTCTATTGCATGCGATCTTTGGCGAAAAAGCTCGTGAAGTCCGCGATACATCATTACGTGTACCACATGGCGGCGGCGGTATCGTTCACGATGTGAAAATCTTTACTCGTGAAGCTGGAGATGAATTGTCACCAGGCGTAAACATGTTAGTTCGTGTTTATATCGTTCAAAAACGTAAAATCCATGAAGGGGATAAAATGGCCGGTCGTCACGGAAATAAAGGGGTTGTATCCCGTATTATGCCGGAAGAAGATATGCCATTCCTACCTGATGGAACACCAATCGATATCATGCTGAATCCTTTAGGGGTGCCTTCACGTATGAACATCGGGCAAGTATTGGAATTACACTTGGGTATGGCTGCACGTCAGTTAGGTATCCACGTAGCAACGCCAGTATTTGATGGTGCAAGTGATGAAGACGTATGGGAAACAGTTCGTGAAGCCGGTATGGCCAGCGATGCGAAAACTGTTCTGTACGACGGACGTACAGGTGAACCATTTGATGGACGTGTGTCTGTCGGTGTGATGTACATGATCAAACTTGCTCACATGGTCGATGACAAATTGCATGCACGTTCAATCGGACCTTACTCATTGGTTACACAACAACCATTGGGAGGTAAAGCTCAATTTGGTGGACAACGTTTTGGTGAAATGGAAGTATGGGCACTGGAAGCTTACGGTGCGGCTTATACTTTACAAGAAATCTTGACATACAAATCAGATGACGTAGTCGGACGTGTGAAAACATACGAAGCAATCGTCAAGGGTGAACCAATTCCAAAACCAGGTGTACCGGAATCATTCCGCGTATTGGTGAAAGAATTGCAATCACTAGGTCTGGACATGCGTGTCTTGGATATCGAAGAAACAGAGATCGAACTTCGCGACATGGACGATGAAGACGACGATTTGATCACTGTTGATGCTTTGACAAAATTTGCCGAACAGCAAACTGCCAAAGAATTAGAAAAGAAAGCTGCTGAACAAGTGGAAGATGAAAAAGACGATGTCATCCAAAACTTTGAAACCGCAGAAGATAATTTAGACTAA
- the rpoC gene encoding DNA-directed RNA polymerase subunit beta', producing MIDVNKFESMQIGLASPEKIRSWSYGEVKKPETINYRTLKPEREGLFCERIFGPTKDWECACGKYKRIRYKGIVCDRCGVEVTRSKVRRERMGHIELAAPVSHIWYFKGIPSRMGLVLDMSPRALEEIIYFASYVVIEPGNTNLEKKQLLTEREYREKREQYGQEFQAAMGAEAIKQLLDNVDLDAEAAELKEELKSAQGQKRTRAIRRLDILEAFRASGNQPSWMVMDVIPVIPPDLRPMVQLEGGRFATSDLNDLYRRVINRNNRLKRLLDLNAPGIIVQNEKRMLQEAVDALIDNGRRGRPVTGPGNRPLKSLSHMLKGKQGRFRQNLLGKRVDYSGRSVIVVGPFLKMYQCGLPKEMAIELFKPFVMRELVQRELASNIKNAKRKIERQEDEVWDVLEDVIKEHPVLLNRAPTLHRLGIQAFEPVLVQGRAIRLHPLVCEAYNADFDGDQMAVHVPLNEEAQAEARMLMLAAQNILNPKDGKPVVTPSQDMVLGNYYLTMEEEGREGEGMVFRDQNEAVIAWRNGYVHLHSRIGVNPNSLGEKPFTEWQKERTMITTVGKIIFNEIMPPEFPYLNEPTDFNLTVQTPDKYFVEAGTDIPAHIKEQELVLPFKKKNLGNIIAEVFKRFKVTETSKMLDRMKDLGYKHSTHAGITVGIADISVLNEKQEIIENAHKQVETITKQFRRGLITDDERYERVIAVWNAAKDSIQQKLMEGLEAKNPIFMMSDSGARGNISNFTQLAGMRGLMAAPNGRIMELPIISNFREGLSVLEMFISTHGARKGMTDTALKTADSGYLTRRLVDVAQDVIIREEDCGTDRGLEIQAIREGNEIIESLEDRLVGRYTRKEVRHPETNELIIAGNQLISEDIAKQIVDAGVETVTIRSVFTCNTKHGVCKHCYGRNLATGSDVEVGEAVGTIAAQSIGEPGTQLTMRTFHTGGVAGDDITQGLPRVQEIFEARNPKGQAVITEVTGDVIDISEDPATRTKEVTIKGKTDTRTYTVPYTARMKVAEGDMIHRGAPLTEGSIDPKQLLQVRDVLSVENYLLREVQRVYRMQGVEIGDKHIEVMVRQMLRKVRVMDPGDTDILPGTLLDIADFKDQNYNTLVSGGVPATSRPVLLGITKASLETNSFLSAASFQETTRVLTDAAIRGKKDPLLGLKENVIIGKIIPAGTGMQRYRDMEPKEVGVASENVYSISDIEAQMAAEDAMNNQTK from the coding sequence TTGATCGATGTAAATAAATTCGAAAGTATGCAAATAGGTTTGGCTTCTCCCGAAAAAATCAGAAGCTGGTCTTACGGTGAAGTAAAAAAACCTGAGACGATTAACTATCGTACCTTAAAACCTGAACGCGAAGGGTTGTTCTGTGAGCGGATTTTTGGTCCTACAAAAGACTGGGAATGTGCCTGCGGAAAATACAAACGTATCCGTTATAAAGGAATCGTTTGTGATCGATGCGGAGTGGAAGTTACTCGTTCGAAAGTTCGCCGTGAACGCATGGGACATATTGAATTAGCAGCTCCTGTTTCACATATCTGGTACTTTAAAGGGATTCCTTCACGTATGGGTCTTGTATTAGACATGAGCCCACGCGCTTTGGAAGAAATCATTTATTTTGCTTCATATGTAGTCATCGAACCAGGAAATACGAATTTAGAGAAAAAACAATTGTTGACAGAACGCGAATATCGCGAAAAACGTGAACAATATGGACAAGAATTCCAAGCTGCTATGGGTGCAGAAGCGATTAAACAATTACTTGATAATGTTGATCTAGATGCAGAAGCAGCCGAATTGAAAGAAGAATTGAAATCTGCACAAGGACAAAAACGTACACGTGCAATCCGCCGTTTGGATATTTTAGAAGCATTCCGCGCTTCAGGAAATCAACCAAGCTGGATGGTTATGGACGTTATCCCTGTTATTCCACCAGATTTACGCCCAATGGTTCAATTAGAAGGTGGACGTTTTGCAACAAGTGACTTGAATGATCTTTACCGTCGTGTAATCAACCGTAATAACCGTTTGAAACGTTTGTTAGACTTGAATGCACCTGGAATCATCGTTCAAAATGAAAAACGTATGCTGCAAGAAGCAGTAGATGCATTGATCGATAACGGTCGTCGCGGACGTCCAGTTACTGGACCAGGTAACCGCCCATTGAAATCTCTTTCTCATATGTTGAAAGGGAAACAAGGTCGTTTCCGTCAAAACTTGCTAGGTAAACGTGTCGACTACTCAGGTCGTTCCGTTATCGTTGTTGGACCTTTCTTGAAGATGTACCAATGTGGACTTCCAAAAGAAATGGCCATTGAATTATTCAAACCATTCGTGATGCGTGAGCTTGTTCAACGCGAACTAGCTTCAAACATCAAAAATGCGAAACGTAAAATCGAACGTCAAGAAGACGAAGTATGGGATGTTTTAGAAGACGTAATCAAGGAACACCCAGTATTGCTGAACCGGGCACCTACGCTTCACCGACTTGGTATCCAAGCATTCGAACCAGTTTTAGTACAAGGACGCGCAATCCGTTTGCATCCACTTGTATGTGAAGCTTATAATGCCGATTTCGATGGAGACCAAATGGCTGTCCACGTTCCATTGAATGAAGAAGCACAAGCAGAAGCACGTATGTTGATGTTAGCTGCTCAAAACATCTTGAACCCTAAAGATGGTAAACCAGTTGTTACTCCTTCTCAAGATATGGTTCTAGGTAACTACTACTTGACAATGGAAGAAGAAGGACGCGAAGGCGAAGGAATGGTCTTCAGAGATCAAAACGAAGCCGTTATCGCATGGCGCAACGGATATGTTCATTTACATTCACGTATCGGTGTGAACCCTAACTCATTAGGTGAAAAACCATTTACTGAATGGCAAAAAGAACGTACGATGATCACAACAGTTGGTAAGATCATCTTCAACGAGATCATGCCTCCTGAATTCCCTTATCTGAATGAACCAACAGACTTCAACTTGACCGTCCAAACACCGGACAAATACTTTGTTGAAGCTGGTACTGATATTCCTGCACATATCAAAGAGCAAGAATTAGTATTACCGTTCAAGAAGAAAAACTTAGGAAACATCATCGCAGAAGTCTTCAAACGATTCAAAGTAACAGAAACTTCTAAGATGCTTGACCGTATGAAAGACTTAGGGTACAAACATTCGACACATGCCGGTATCACAGTAGGGATCGCTGACATCAGTGTACTGAATGAAAAACAAGAAATCATTGAAAATGCCCATAAACAAGTTGAAACTATTACAAAACAATTCCGTCGTGGTCTGATCACAGATGACGAACGTTATGAACGTGTCATTGCTGTTTGGAATGCTGCAAAAGACAGCATCCAACAAAAACTGATGGAAGGTTTGGAAGCGAAAAATCCAATCTTCATGATGTCTGATTCTGGAGCTCGTGGTAACATTTCCAACTTTACACAGCTTGCCGGAATGCGTGGTTTGATGGCCGCTCCTAATGGTCGAATCATGGAATTGCCAATCATTTCGAACTTCCGTGAAGGACTATCCGTCTTGGAAATGTTTATCTCAACTCACGGGGCTCGTAAAGGGATGACCGATACAGCCTTGAAGACTGCCGATTCAGGTTACTTGACTCGTCGTCTGGTTGACGTGGCCCAAGATGTAATCATCCGTGAAGAAGATTGCGGTACTGACCGAGGTCTTGAAATCCAAGCCATCCGCGAGGGAAATGAAATCATCGAATCATTAGAAGATCGTTTAGTGGGACGTTACACTCGTAAAGAAGTACGTCATCCTGAAACAAATGAATTGATCATTGCAGGAAACCAATTGATTTCCGAAGACATCGCAAAACAAATCGTTGATGCAGGTGTCGAAACAGTGACAATCCGTTCTGTCTTCACATGTAATACAAAACATGGTGTCTGCAAACATTGTTACGGACGCAACCTTGCAACTGGCTCTGACGTTGAAGTCGGAGAAGCAGTTGGTACGATCGCCGCTCAATCAATCGGTGAACCTGGTACTCAGTTGACGATGCGTACATTCCATACAGGTGGGGTTGCCGGAGACGATATCACTCAAGGTCTTCCTCGTGTCCAAGAAATCTTTGAAGCACGTAATCCGAAAGGGCAAGCAGTGATCACAGAAGTAACAGGGGATGTCATCGATATCTCAGAAGATCCTGCAACACGTACCAAAGAAGTAACAATCAAAGGAAAAACAGATACACGTACGTATACTGTTCCTTATACAGCACGTATGAAAGTAGCAGAAGGCGATATGATCCACCGTGGTGCACCATTGACAGAAGGATCAATCGATCCAAAACAATTGTTGCAAGTTCGCGATGTATTATCTGTTGAAAACTACTTGCTTCGTGAAGTACAACGTGTTTACCGTATGCAAGGGGTAGAAATCGGCGACAAGCATATCGAAGTAATGGTTCGTCAAATGCTGCGTAAAGTTCGTGTAATGGATCCAGGTGATACAGATATCTTACCAGGTACATTATTAGACATCGCAGACTTTAAAGATCAAAACTACAATACGCTAGTCTCAGGAGGCGTTCCTGCAACTTCTCGACCTGTCTTACTAGGTATCACAAAAGCATCATTAGAAACAAATAGTTTCTTATCTGCTGCATCATTCCAAGAAACAACTCGTGTCTTGACGGATGCTGCGATCCGCGGTAAGAAAGATCCTCTTCTTGGTTTGAAAGAAAATGTTATTATAGGTAAGATCATCCCAGCTGGTACTGGTATGCAACGTTACCGTGACATGGAACCAAAAGAAGTCGGTGTAGCAAGCGAAAATGTCTACAGTATTTCAGATATTGAAGCGCAAATGGCTGCAGAAGACGCAATGAACAATCAAACAAAATAG